The Arachis hypogaea cultivar Tifrunner chromosome 14, arahy.Tifrunner.gnm2.J5K5, whole genome shotgun sequence genome has a segment encoding these proteins:
- the LOC112740235 gene encoding probable prolyl 4-hydroxylase 4 isoform X3, with translation MFIPRNNDPIVGGIEEKISAWTFLPKENGEAIQVLRYEGGEGYEAHFDFFQDKFHIQAKSGNRIATVLMYLNDVIQGGETLFPLAQDYPLHNGASKTSYNHSTECAKRGLAVKPRRGDAIVFFGIHVNGSVDGRSLHEACPVIKGQKWSAVKWIHMYPIHGI, from the exons ATGTTCATTCCCAGGAACAAT GATCCTATTGTTGGTGGTATTGAAGAGAAGATTTCAGCATGGACATTCCTTCCAAAAG AAAACGGAGAAGCCATACAAGTATTAAGATATGAAGGTGGTGAGGGGTATGAAGCACACTTTGATTTCtttcaagataaatttcataTTCAAGCAAAGTCTGGAAACAGAATCGCCACAGTTCTCATGTATCTTAACGATGTCATCCAAGGGGGTGAAACACTTTTCCCTCTTGCTCAG GATTATCCATTGCATAATGGAGCTTCTAAAACAAGTTATAATCACTCTACTGAATGTGCCAAAAGAGGATTAGCAG TGAAACCAAGAAGAGGGGATGCAATTGTTTTCTTTGGAATCCATGTAAATGGAAGTGTAGATGGTAGGAGCCTCCATGAAGCATGCCCTGTGATCAAAGGTCAGAAGTGGTCAGCTGTTAAGTGGATTCATATGTATCCAATTCATGGCATCTGA
- the LOC112740235 gene encoding prolyl 4-hydroxylase 2 isoform X1 has protein sequence MSSRSSSKVRCLILLALIIMIIMNHCYASIIDPSRVKSISWKPRAFMYEGFLSQVECQHLISKAKPNLTRSTVTDLATGVSRLSAHRTSHGMFIPRNNDPIVGGIEEKISAWTFLPKENGEAIQVLRYEGGEGYEAHFDFFQDKFHIQAKSGNRIATVLMYLNDVIQGGETLFPLAQDYPLHNGASKTSYNHSTECAKRGLAVKPRRGDAIVFFGIHVNGSVDGRSLHEACPVIKGQKWSAVKWIHMYPIHGI, from the exons ATGAGTAGTAGGAGTAGTAGCAAGGTTAGGTGTTTAATATTATTAGCGTTAATAATCATGATTATTATGAACCATTGCTATGCTAGCATAATTGACCCTTCTAGGGTCAAAAGTATTTCATGGAAGCCAAG AGCATTCATGTATGAAGGTTTCTTGAGCCAAGTAGAATGCCAGCACTTGATTTCCAAAGCAAAACCAAACCTCACAAGATCCACGGTTACTGATTTAGCCACCGGAGTGTCTCGCCTTTCTGCTCATAGAACAAGCCATGGCATGTTCATTCCCAGGAACAAT GATCCTATTGTTGGTGGTATTGAAGAGAAGATTTCAGCATGGACATTCCTTCCAAAAG AAAACGGAGAAGCCATACAAGTATTAAGATATGAAGGTGGTGAGGGGTATGAAGCACACTTTGATTTCtttcaagataaatttcataTTCAAGCAAAGTCTGGAAACAGAATCGCCACAGTTCTCATGTATCTTAACGATGTCATCCAAGGGGGTGAAACACTTTTCCCTCTTGCTCAG GATTATCCATTGCATAATGGAGCTTCTAAAACAAGTTATAATCACTCTACTGAATGTGCCAAAAGAGGATTAGCAG TGAAACCAAGAAGAGGGGATGCAATTGTTTTCTTTGGAATCCATGTAAATGGAAGTGTAGATGGTAGGAGCCTCCATGAAGCATGCCCTGTGATCAAAGGTCAGAAGTGGTCAGCTGTTAAGTGGATTCATATGTATCCAATTCATGGCATCTGA
- the LOC112740235 gene encoding prolyl 4-hydroxylase 2 isoform X2 codes for MSSRSSSKVRCLILLALIIMIIMNHCYASIIDPSRVKSISWKPRAFMYEGFLSQVECQHLISKAKPNLTRSTVTDLATGVSRLSAHRTSHGMFIPRNNDPIVGGIEEKISAWTFLPKENGEAIQVLRYEGGEGYEAHFDFFQDKFHIQAKSGNRIATVLMYLNDVIQGGETLFPLAQDYPLHNGASKTSYNHSTECAKRGLAGDYSK; via the exons ATGAGTAGTAGGAGTAGTAGCAAGGTTAGGTGTTTAATATTATTAGCGTTAATAATCATGATTATTATGAACCATTGCTATGCTAGCATAATTGACCCTTCTAGGGTCAAAAGTATTTCATGGAAGCCAAG AGCATTCATGTATGAAGGTTTCTTGAGCCAAGTAGAATGCCAGCACTTGATTTCCAAAGCAAAACCAAACCTCACAAGATCCACGGTTACTGATTTAGCCACCGGAGTGTCTCGCCTTTCTGCTCATAGAACAAGCCATGGCATGTTCATTCCCAGGAACAAT GATCCTATTGTTGGTGGTATTGAAGAGAAGATTTCAGCATGGACATTCCTTCCAAAAG AAAACGGAGAAGCCATACAAGTATTAAGATATGAAGGTGGTGAGGGGTATGAAGCACACTTTGATTTCtttcaagataaatttcataTTCAAGCAAAGTCTGGAAACAGAATCGCCACAGTTCTCATGTATCTTAACGATGTCATCCAAGGGGGTGAAACACTTTTCCCTCTTGCTCAG GATTATCCATTGCATAATGGAGCTTCTAAAACAAGTTATAATCACTCTACTGAATGTGCCAAAAGAGGATTAGCAGGTGATTATTCAAAG TGA
- the LOC112741109 gene encoding receptor-like cytosolic serine/threonine-protein kinase RBK2 — MTLSHERRESHPSPSNGIHSHNSNGSFEKKPTFAKHSISIRSRRHKPGFSDSFSSIDLNGLDTEEGGGGGCLTDYSTSSVGSRTPSSSRASTSDSEALPGSGGSNANNQWRGFFKLLKKGSQMPFQPFHPLKKNVPKLTRRKSKRVREDLIPSSFDSEFANFKSSWKNFTLSELQAATDDFSHDNVIGEGGYAEVYLGKLEDGNFVAIKKLTRGNQEEMTADFLSELGIIVHVDHPNIARLIGYGVEGGMFLVLQLSPHGSLSSILYGPREKLNWSLRFKIILGTAEGLCYLHEGCQRRIIHKDIKASNILLSETFEPQISDFGLAKWLPDQWTHHTVSKVEGTFGYLPPEFFMHGIVDEKTDVYAYGVLLLELITGRQALDSSQKSLIMWAKPLLIANNIKELVDPVLEDNYDEEQMDLVILTASQCVEQSSAQRPLMSEVLQILRGDEESLKCIKERQKSKIQRTYSEELLDADEYNSKQKSQRARHMEFILSSNSPTQETEQN, encoded by the exons ATGACTCTGAGCCATGAGCGGCGGGAATCACATCCTTCGCCGAG CAATGGCATCCACAGCCACAACAGCAATGGCAGTTTCGAGAAAAAGCCAACATTTGCAAAGCATTCTATTTCAATAAGATCAAGAAGACATAAACCCGGTTTCTCTGATTCCTTTTCAAGcattg ACTTGAATGGATTAGACACTGAAGAAGGTGGTGGTGGAGGATGTTTAACAGATTACTCTACAAGCAGTGTAGGATCAAGAACACCTTCATCTTCAAGAGCAAGCACTTCTGATTCTGAGGCTCTACCAGGTAGTGGTGGTTCCAATGCTAACAACCAATGGCGTGGTTTCTTCAAGCTTCTCAAGAAAGGCTCACAGATGCCATTTCAACCATTTCACCCTCTTAAGAAGAATGTTCCTAAGTTAACTAGAAGGAAGAGTAAGAGGGTTAGAGAGGATctcattccttcttcttttgactCTGAGTTTGCCAACTTCAAATCTTCATGGAAGAATTTCACTCTCTCTGAACTCCAGGCTGCAACTGATGACTTCAGCCATG ATAATGTGATTGGGGAGGGAGGGTATGCAGAGGTATACTTAGGAAAATTGGAAGATGGAAACTTTGTTGCCATAAAGAAGCTTACAAGAGGGAACCAAGAAGAAATGACTGCAGATTTTTTGTCTGAGCTTGGAATCATAGTTCATGTGGACCATCCAAACATTGCTAGATTGATTGGATATGGTGTTGAAGGTGGAATGTTCCTTGTTCTTCAGCTCTCTCCACATGGCAGCTTATCATCCATACTTTATG GGCCTAGAGAGAAGCTCAATTGGAGTCTCAGATTTAAGATTATTTTGGGAACTGCCGAGGGACTTTGCTATCTTCATGAGGGATGTCAAAGAAGGATCATTCACAAGGATATCAAGGCTTCTAATATTCTTCTCTCTGAGACTTTTGAGCCTCAG ATATCTGATTTTGGCCTAGCAAAGTGGTTACCTGACCAATGGACTCACCATACTGTTTCCAAAGTAGAAGGCACATTCGG GTACCTTCCCCCTGAATTCTTCATGCATGGAATAGTAGATGAGAAAACTGATGTATATGCTTATGGTGTGCTATTATTGGAGCTAATCACTGGAAGACAAGCTTTGGATAGCTCACAAAAAAGTCTTATCATGTGG GCAAAGCCTTTGTTAATTGCAAACAACATCAAAGAGCTTGTTGATCCAGTTCTTGAAGACAATTATGATGAAGAGCAGATGGACCTTGTGATCTTAACAGCTTCTCAGTGTGTAGAACAATCCTCGGCTCAACGGCCTCTTATGAGCGAGGTGCTACAAATATTAAGAGGTGATGAAGAGAGCTTGAAGTGCATCAAAGAAAGACAAAAGTCAAAAATTCAAAGAACATACTCTGAAGAACTCTTGGATGCAGATGAATACAATTCTAAGCAAAAGAGCCAAAGAGCACGCCATATGGAGTTTATTCTAAGCAGTAACTCACCCACACAAGAAACGgaacaaaattga